AGATCTCCTTGCCGAGCGCTAGCACCTCATCGTTGCCTTCGTCCGGAGGCGTAGTCGTCGTGGTTCCGCCTGCGGTGCTGACGGTCGTGGAGGTGGTGGTCGACGCGACCCCCCACGTAGATGCGTGATCAATTCGGCTATTCGGTGGCGTACTCAGTGACAATCAGATACCGCGCCATGATGGCACGACCGTCACACGACCGGCCAGCCACTCGTCATTCTCATCCATGGCAAATGACGTTTCACTGATATCGAGGCCGAATCCTCGATCCCGAGGCGATCCACGCCGTGACAACGAGCACACGCGAGGCTGAACAGTTCCTCGCCGGTCAGGTCGGCATCCGCCAAGGGTTTCTGCCATTGAGGGTTGGCGACCGCATTCGGCTCGAGAGATCGAAGATAGGTCGAAACCGACTCAATCTGGGTGGACGTCAGCGGCTCCCCGTTGTCCGACGAATAGGCAACCATCTCGGTGGAGGGCGATCAAACTAGGGCCGATTCGGCCCGTCGGACCATACCACAGGGACCGATGATCACAGACTCGGGCTCATCGGCGGCGGCCGACCACTCTCGCGGAAAGCACCACTGCCCCGACGGTCCAGACCGCACTGACCGCGTATGAGACGCCAACGTCGGATACAAAACCAGTAGTGAGACCGTCGCGAATCAAATTGGTCATGTGCCAGAACGGGAGGACACGGTGAACAGCCGCCAGCCAATCGGGGAAGAGGTCAATCGGAATCACGATCGGCGAGAACATGAGGATCACGAAAATCAACAGGTTGGTCAGCAGGTTGACCATGCGGGGGTTGCGCATCCCCTGGCCGACCGCATAGCCGACGACTGTCGCCATTGAGGCAGAAAGCAGGACTGCCGGGATGATCCTCCAACTTGGATCGAGCTGGACGTCATAGACCAGGCTGCTCACAAAAAGCGCCACTACGGTACCCGGCAACGAG
This genomic interval from Acidimicrobiia bacterium contains the following:
- a CDS encoding ABC transporter permease, yielding LVPGVISGQRIEDVYDYVWSLPVPRSASAGATFTVFTAISLPGTVVALFVSSLVYDVQLDPSWRIIPAVLLSASMATVVGYAVGQGMRNPRMVNLLTNLLIFVILMFSPIVIPIDLFPDWLAAVHRVLPFWHMTNLIRDGLTTGFVSDVGVSYAVSAVWTVGAVVLSARVVGRRR